One stretch of Malus domestica chromosome 14, GDT2T_hap1 DNA includes these proteins:
- the LOC103454194 gene encoding ABC transporter G family member 22-like, whose translation MEKPNSSGLARTKSEQLVETIAAAFKSPPSGDATSMVEGGSTLSRKSSRRMMGASPGRGSGSAGKNTHIRKSRSAQLKLDLDEIGSGAALSRASSASLGFSFSFTGFTVPAEDIADSKPFSDDDDLREDLEAGITRKPKFQTEPTLPLYLKFTDVTYKVIFKGMRTAEEKDILNGITGSVNPGEVLALMGPSGSGKTTLLNLLGGRGSQTNVRGSITYNDKIYSKYLKSKIGFVTQDDVLFPHLTVKETLTYAALLRLPKKLMKDQKEKRAIEVIYELGLERCQDTMIGGSFVRGVSGGERKRVCIGNEILINPSLLFLDEPTSGLDSTTALRIVQMLQDIAEAGKTVVTTIHQPSSRLFHKFDKLILLGKGSLLYFGKASKAMVYFSSIGCSPLISMNPAEFLLDLANGNLNDVSVPSELEDKVQMGNSEAADTRNGKPSPAVVQEYLVECYETRVADKEKKKIMVPLPLDDELKLKISFSKREWGASWWEQFSILFCRGIKERRHDYFSWLRITQVISTAIILGLLWWQSDANDPKGREDQAGLLFFMSVFWGFLPVFTAIFTFPQERAMLMKERSADMYRLSAYFVSRTTSDLPLDLMLPVLFLVVVYFMAGLRPSAETFFLSMLTVFLCIVAAQGLGLAIGATLMDLKKATTLASVTVMTFMLAGGFFVKKVPVFISWIRYMSFDYHTYRLLLKVQYEHITPTIHGLSTDCGLTEVVALIAMVFGYRFLAYLSLRRMKLQGGA comes from the exons ATGGAGAAACCAAACTCATCTGGGTTGGCAAGGACCAAGTCCGAACAATTGGTGGAAACTATAGCCGCGGCGTTCAAGTCACCTCCGTCAGGCGATGCCACTTCAATGGTTGAAGGCGGATCAACCCTATCGAGGAAGTCAAGCCGGCGCATGATGGGGGCGTCACCGGGGCGTGGTAGTGGCAGTGCTGGAAAAAACACACACATTAGGAAGTCTAGGAGCGCCCAATTGAAGCTGGACCTCGATGAGATCGGCAGTGGCGCTGCCTTGAGCCGCGCCTCTAGCGCCAGCTTAGGGTTTTCATTCTCCTTCACCGGCTTCACTGTGCCCGCTGAGGATATCGCCGACTCAAAGCCTTTCAGCGACGATGATGATTTAC GAGAAGACCTTGAAGCTGGCATCACCAGGAAGCCAAAATTCCAAACAGAACCCACACTGCCATTATATCTCAAg TTCACAGATGTGACATACAAGGTCATTTTCAAAGGAATGAGGACAGCTGAAGAGAAGGATATCTTGAATGGGATTACTGGTTCGGTTAACCCCGGTGAAGTTTTGGCCCTGATGGGACCATCAGGAAGTGGAAAGACCACACTCCTTAATCTTCTTGGGGGCAGGGGAAGCCAAACCAATGTCCGCGGTTCAATTACCTACAACGATAAGATATATTCCAAGTACCTAAAGAGCAA GATAGGGTTCGTGACTCAGGACGACGTTCTATTTCCTCACCTTACAGTGAAAGAGACATTGACATATGCAGCCCTCCTACGACTGCCAAAGAAATTGATGAAAGACCAGAAGGAAAAACGAGCGATAGAAGTCATCTATGAGCTAGGCTTAGAGAG GTGCCAAGACACTATGATCGGTGGCTCCTTTGTCCGTGGGGTATCAggtggagagaggaagagagtttgCATTGGCAATGAGATCCTAATCAACCCTTCTCTTCTGTTTCTGGATGAACCAACTTCTGGCTTGGATTCTACAACTGCATTGCGAATCGTTCAGATGTTACAAGACATAGCAGAG GCTGGCAAGACTGTGGTGACAACAATCCACCAGCCATCGAGTCGACTCttccacaaatttgacaagTTGATCCTTCTCGGGAAGGGAAGCTTGCTCTACTTTGGAAAAGCATCAAAAGCAATGGTGTATTTCTCATCCATAGGATGTTCTCCACTTATTTCCATGAACCCGGCAGAGTTCTTGCTAGACCTTGCAAATGGAAATTTAAACGATGTTTCTGTACCATCCGAATTAGAGGATAAAGTGCAAATGGGAAATTCAGAAGCAGCTGATACAAGAAATGGAAAGCCATCTCCGGCAGTTGTGCAAGAG TATCTTGTGGAGTGCTACGAGACACGAGTTGcagacaaggagaagaagaagattatGGTTCCCCTTCCCCTCGATGATGAACTGAAGTTGAAGATTTCATTTTCGAAGCGAGAATGGGGAGCAAGCTGGTGGGAGCAATTTTCTATCTTGTTCTGTagaggaattaaagaaagaaggcACGACTACTTCAGCTGGTTGAGAATCACTCAAGTTATCTCCACCGCAATAATTTTGGGCTTGCTCTGGTGGCAGTCAGATGCCAACGATCCCAAAGGCCGGGAGGATCAG GCAGGGCTTCTTTTCTTCATGTCAGTCTTCTGGGGATTTTTACCCGTCTTCACAGCAATCTTCACATTTCCTCAAGAAAGAGCAATGCTGATGAAGGAACGATCGGCTGACATGTACAGATTAAGTGCATATTTTGTTTCTAGGACTACAAGTGACCTCCCACTTGATCTAATGCTACCGGTTCTGTTCCTcgttgttgtatatttcatggCTGGCTTAAGGCCGAGTGCTGAAACCTTCTTCCTAAGCATGCTTACAGTTTTCCTCTGCATTGTGGCTGCGCAG GGACTCGGACTCGCTATAGGAGCTACATTGATGGACCTAAAGAAAGCCACAACTCTTGCTTCAGTAACTGTGATGACATTCATGCTTGCTGGAGGTTTCTTTGTGAAA AAAGTTCCGGTGTTCATTTCTTGGATTCGCTATATGTCTTTCGACTACCACACATACAGGCTTCTTCTTAAGGTGCAGTACGAACACATCACACCGACCATTCACGGGTTAAGCACAGACTGCGGTTTAACAGAAGTTGTTGCCCTTATAGCCATGGTGTTTGGATACCGGTTCTTGGCATACCTTTCTTTGCGGAGAATGAAGCTTCAAGGTGGGGCATAG